In the genome of Crassostrea angulata isolate pt1a10 chromosome 6, ASM2561291v2, whole genome shotgun sequence, the window AATGCACTCTATTCATATCATTATATTCACcaaaattttagattttatagtccttttttaaagatttcgtGTACAGCGGGATTGGTCTTTAattttttcccaatttttttatccccaaataAAACCTTTTTAACGCTTGTATATGAGATTCCTCGACGGATATGTGTATGGAATATAGAACCCAAGTGACCGTAAAGGCCTGTATGTCTCttttaatttagattttttttccgaTCCAATATCGTATAAAAGGACGAGGCGTTAATCAATTGtgaatttatgattttcaaattttttgcaATTCTGCCAATAGGTTATTTAGATTTCACCAGAAATTTCTCTTGTTATTTTGAATCTATAAATTTCAATTCTTATCGATATTCTACGAATGCTGATAAATTTCCATGAAAATGTAGAAACCAGTAAAGTGTTTTTTTCCTATGATTTTATAGACAGCAGTCTATGGGGCGCCATTTTAATACTATACTTCTGGGGTGTCttcttaaatcaaaaaattatttttgatatcaaaatttatgttttcttatatcagaaaataaaatttgtgacATTAAAAATTGGATATCTTGAtataaaaacaatcattttcaatttctgaTACTAgaataacaaatcaaaattctGATAGCAAAAAACTTCTAATTATATTTCGAAGATACTTcaaatttttgatatcagaaattcaaatcaaaaattgattttttgatttccaaaaaaaatttctaatatCAAGCTACTTGataatttgaattattgataaaaaaaatatccatttttgaTATCTGAAAATCCCTTAGAATATTAAAATAACGCCTCATAATAGTCCAGTATTACACCTGTAGCCGTCCAATAAGTATATACCTATAAGACAGCTACAGGTAACTGATTGGAGGGTTGAAGGACAATAAGAGATTTTCTGGAATCGGTGTATCAATCAATGACGTCACAGAAATGGTTTTAGTGAATTTTATAAGGGAAAATTAAAAGCTACGTTTGCTAAGTTTAACAAGCTTTGTTGATTTTGGaacttttttgaattttaattcccTGAAACGACTAGTTTTTGCAAACCTAAGTCATCTACAACTCATTTTATACTTAATGATGATTTCTGTTCGGTAATGTTACTATTTGAATAGCGATTGACAGATGAATTGACCCACGATGGTTAGCCAGCGCTATGTTTGATTTCACAATAGGTCAGATTTTTGTAGTGCGTCCTCTTCTGTATTTTTGGATCTGATGGACGTCGAGACAAGAAGACCTTTGTACCCATACACCTGGAAAAGAACGAAATTGACAGATATTCTTTTGTTTACGAAAAAGTAAGCACTTTGCAAGTAATACTTAAAAGAAGAGTAAAGTTATACGAATACCAATCTGTACTTTTAACATTACTTTCTGTCATTCATGAGTATTCCCaaatatttctacatgtattaaacatttattttgcattGAATTATTTGgataatgaaaaaagaaataactcAGCAATGTCATTATTTCTGTTACAACAAATCCAAAATACATATAATCAACTTTGATGGTTATGGTTTTCATTGGTGTGTAATAATGTATTTTCACTCGCTCTGATTCAGCATTAGTTGTACAGTAGAAATTGTTTTTACGACAGCATTACATCAGCATGAGAACGGGATTAGGAAGCCATCACCTTCCAGTCACGTGTTGGTTGTACAACACCACGGCCGAGGAAAGTCAGCTGGTCCATGATCAAACTGGACTTAAATTAGTAGAGGTTGCTTAAATTCTGTATCAATCTTTTTGTTCAAATAACTTGTAGAATTTGCTAATTGATATTTTGCCTCtatcacattttaaaaaccTAGATATCTTGGCAAAAACACTGTACAACTCTATTGTAGTCGTGCTATGGTTTCGCCGGATCCCAATAATGCGTCAGTCGGACTAAGTCCTAATCTTTTTCGCGGCAGATCTCTTGAAGATTTTAGAATGGTCCGAAACTGTCGCCCGACCCATATGTCATCGGCCTTAGCACGTGTCTTCACCCGTTTTGTTCCCCTTACCACGTATCAACACCTGACTGACCACCAGCActtgtttctgtaataaaactttgttttatttaaagaatgaattaGCTATCAATTGATGCGCTCAGTATTGGAATCAGTACGACTAACGTATACGTATGATCATTTAACTCACGTAGTTTCGACGACTCGCTAGTCATCATCCAACGCACGTGTCATCCGTCAACTAACGTTTAACCACATATATCACGTCACATAGCTCCACTAACGTAGCTTCGCCTAAATCTCGTGTAACCGTCCGTATCAAATGTTATTGCCAAACTCAAGTTTATCATCAGACGAAACCAAAGCTTTCGTTTAAAGGGAATGTCAAGCAATCTTGTACATGGATCAAAACGTGAACATCTATAAACTGACTTGTTCAATCTAGGAACTGAATAAAACTGTTGTCagaagatataaaagcaataaataaatcatgttgattttttattcaaattgctTAAACAAGAACAGAATGTATCCCTTTTCAATCACCTAGAACTGCGCAAGTGCAGACttagattgaaaaaataatctttaaataatgaaatgaagtCACTGATATACATTCTACAACCATTTATAGTGAAAAGGATTGAACCTTGGATATTTAAGGTATTCATTGTAAAAGGAACGGATATTGAAAAATTTGGaatcttttaaaaagttaaatatttattgGTAAGTGAAATAGACCATTTCAATAAAGAAAACGTTTTGGCGTCTATTCACCAAGAATTGAATCTATAAATTTTAATATCTACTTCTTACAATACCTAATAATACATGTTCTGTCCATAGACTTCAACATAAAACTCAAGATGTAATTACTGTAAATTGAACGCGGGGAATTCATACCCGGATGAAATTGCGAGAAGCACATCTCGCggatttgaaaatttcagacagacgtaaactaaatgaaaaattgaatattttatttttcgtgACGATGCAAAAAAAGTTGAATCTCGGGAGTAAGAACTCGCGTAAAAAAAGGAGTCTACAGTCATTGGAAAAGAttcataatttttgaaaattctttgatggagtatttttatttgataacgtGTTCAAAAATGATACCAAGATAACAGATATTGGACCACATATTTATTAGATGCAAAGTTTGGTCGTTTTACATTGAATTAGTAACTTTGTCTCAAAATAGGGTACCATATTCTTGAAATGGATGCCAGAAATTATCAGTTGAATAAATACATGGAGGTAAATTGAAGGTATATTTCCGATGCAATATGTAGGcataatatttcttatttaagaaaattcattcatattttagACCCCCTTTCCAACATCTAAAAAGGTATACTTTAATTGACacataaaaaactaaaaaaaaaagcaaaacaaatcTGAACTTGTTTAGATATGTCTGTCACAATACCCACATATTGTTGTGAATGATATAAATTTctctataaaaatgtaaagtcAATGTGCCTTCATCGACATAGCAGATTTCAAAAGGACACCCATCTTGATTCAAAGATACAAGTTTATCATGCAAAatttattcttttctttttaaaaaaattggctTAAGAATGGACAATACCccattcaatcatattttttgatatttctcAATCTTCAGTTTCAAGTTTGCAGCTGTGCAGTTTTAAGTAATTGAAATAACATTGCACTGCACTTGTATGCGCATTTTACATCCTTAAAATGTAAATCCTCACACAAACAGACCCAGCCACCCGCCCACACAATATGTCAGTAAAAACACacatttcatttgtattcttttgtttttaaagggaAAGGTCacgtaaaaaatatttctagtGAAATGGATATACTAAAGTTTGTATTTAACACCCACCATATACCTTATATCATTATCTCATCTAAAGCCATAAAACTTGGTTTAATTATCTGGTGAGTGTTAAATCTCCCGCACGGGCATGGAGGCTGCCATGATAGCACCTCTGTGACGTCAGCATACCACTTCGATAACTTGACCCACACATTGTATAACAAAATTCTGGAAGAATGGCGCAAGAAAATGTATTTGGGATAGAACCATATGCATTTGCATCTGAATATACAGAAGAAAAACTTGAAAATCTTGCTACTGAAAATAATCCATCAAGTCCAATTATACCAACATTAGAGGAATGGTGTTCCTGTGGACAATGCGAGGTCATGCCCACTGTGGAGGAATGCATGTGTTGCAAACAGTGTGATTATACAGTTGGGAATATGGGAGATCTAGGTTGCATAACTGACCATGACCAGTTCGATCTGCTAATTCTAAATCCAGATGTTCTGTCCATTGCTTTTATTCAATTCatgatgtttaaaaaacaacaaggtCGTGCACCAGAACACTTATCCAACAAGTAAGATTGATTGATTTatctataattataaataatttacaaaacaGTTTGTCAAACATTTGGATTTATTAAAATTCTTTCAGTAAGAATAATCtgaacaaatataaaaatatcaatcagaagaaaaaaacatgcatGCGTTAAAAATATACACTCTGTAAAGGAAAACATACTCTCTGGTCCAAATAAAAAGTACATAAAATTGCAACTCATTATGACAGACATGTTTTACAATTTGATTAGCACTAATGTACAATTTAATGTTTCAGACAATCCAGACTGGTAGCATACCGTCAATTTGTTTGTTGGATGTTCAGAGGTGAAAAGTTAGGAAAAGGAAAAAGAGTGACAATTCCAAGTTGTGTCGTGAAAAAAATTAGAGAACATTTTCCAGAGCAAAATGGACAGTATATTGGTTTTAAGACAGCTTTTGAAAGCATGCAAGACCTTTGTAAttcttaaattgatttaaaagatGGAACAAACATGTATCATAATTATACTTTGaaggcaaaagaaaaaaataatcaccaatgtattccaataataaatacaacatgcaCATACAGTGCATGAATTACATTGCATCAATTACGTGTTCAGATCCATAATTCAGTGCCTGACCCCTATGATGCATGGTCATAAACTACCTTAAACCTTGACACAAGTTTACATACAAGGTCAGCTCTATTTTGAGGTTGTACTGGGGCAATATTCCCCTTTGACCTTGCTGATACTTGCATAACAGGAATTGCCATTGTTTGCTTCTGCATAATACATAATTTCATCAAAACAGGTACCCATTTATATAATTTGGGATTATACACAGGTTTTGCAACCCAGTTTGACCCTACTTTAGAATATGCTGTTTTGTAGACACCAATTCCATGTTCATCTACCTTCTGACCTCTGTTTTGAGACATATTATGATCAATGACTGCAATTGCTGTTCTACAGTTCATTTGGTCGTAGTCAAAGTCCTGCCTTTTTGGAACATATTTTGTAAGAAGGCTATGGTAGACTTCAAGATTGCCAGTGTGGCAGAATTCACTGAGATGAGCGATATCTTTTAGCAACCTTTTGTCCTGTACAACCTCTTTCAATGCATTGTGAACTTCAGAACCCTTTTTAAGCCACTTTTTTTTCCTTGAGTCTTCAGGACTTATATTTTCATGAGAACAACTTGTAACATTATCACCCTCAAAACTGTGTTCATTAACAACATGATGCACAATGGAGACCCAGCTCTCCTTTAACCATTGTTTGTCACCCTGACAATTAGCTGAACACCACCATAAATGATTGCATATCGCTCTTATCCAAGGCGACAGTCacttgtttttgatttttgcaacagtttttttcttattgattTTGCAAGATGCCAAACATCAAACTGATGATCAATTTTGGGAAATTCTTTTGTTACGAGACTTCTAATCTGAACATGCCTATCAGTTGCcaataattctattttaaagCCCTTTTCAATCAAATATGTCATGCATCTTCTAAATCCCTCAACTTCCATTTTGCTTGAACTTCCTGTTTCAGTAAGTTTGATATTAACAAAAACCACAATTTCTTGTGTTTCCATATCTAATAATGAGTATGTACAATATTTTGCATTGAAGCCAGGAGAGTCACATCTACCATCACCAGCCAACATTAGACAACGGTTGGAatctttaattttcttgaaaatgtgGTCTTGCATAACAGTCCAAGAATGATCAACCACTGGCATTACAATTTCTCGTTGTACAgtttgaaatgttgttttgtttacaaattgaaaattcataaattttgcAAACTGAGAGATATGTGCATATGTTTGACCTGCAAAAAGGGTTGCTGCAAACACAAGCAAGTTGGCTACGGGCATTTTCCCTAACAGTGGCTGAGATAACCATTTTTTGACTAAATGACCGCCAGTGCAAAATACTGACACTTTTAACAATGAACCACAGTATTCTTTGATGGTATCTGAAGAGTCGACATGACATttacaaatattgcttatcaaacaATTCAGAATATCAtccaaacaattttcaaacACAATAAACTTTTTGGTTTGTACGAGTGATGATGATTCATCACAATTATCATCATTGTGATCATCAACATTTTCTGCATCAAAACTTTCATCCTCATCAATAACAAAAGTAGGATCTCTGCTGTCATGACTGTCATCAAAGTTCGATCCTGTGACAGAGTCATCCATAAATAAACTTACTTTTTCTTCTTCATCAAGATAAGGGAAGATCTTTTTGATCGGAGTAGAGTCATCCATAAATAAACTTACTTTTTATTCTTCATCAAGATAAGGGGAGATCTTTTTGATCGGAGTAGAAGTTAAAATTTTACCATGAAAACTTCCTGTACAGTTGTCTGTAACTACTGTCATTGTTCCAATTGTTCTAGTGTTTGTACAGTAACTATGATCAGAAGCAAATTGTGAGGGCTTGAGATATTCACTTTGTAGACATATGTTACAAGGATGTCCACATATTCTGTACGGAACAATATTTTCACACTCCAACGGCTCACTGGTAATTGATGAAGTTGGAATAGTCTGAAGGCAAGGGCTTTCTTCCtcctaaaatattaaatacgcCATTTTGCATCGTTGAAGGAGGCTttgtaatacatatataaacccATAAAAAGATGTAATGAACTTTATTTACTTCAATTGAATGCTAAATTACTAAAGACAGTATGTTTACCTGGGTATTGAATTCAAACAGGTTTGATCCAGGCATGTTTTGTTGATCATCGTTTGACGTAGCAGATGATGTGTGAGGCTTGCTAATTCCTCTTTTAAGAGCaagtaaattttcttttaactgAAATAATGTAAGATCAATTGATTAATCAAAGAATCAGGttttacaacaaaaaattacttggtattggattttgattttcttaCCTTAGCCCTTTCTCTTTTCTGTTGTAATTTAAGGTAGTTACTTCTTGCAGTTTTCTTAGATTCCTGACCTTTTTTCCCTTTGCTTGTATTAATTAGAGTGGACACAGCATcaggttttaattttttacatcgtggaaaaaaattaagagattCTGCCACATGATTTCTCTCAAAACAATCTGGGGTGAAATGATCTTCACAGACAAGCTTTTTAGTATTGAAAACATAAGTTTCAAAACACAACTTTCCATTCTTTAAATTAGTAATCCATTGTTTGAATCTTGTTTGCGTTTTGATGCAGCATCTTTGCAGGGTTTGGTAtcacaaaaaaactttttttgcattctCCTTGCTTATTTGTGCAATTAAAGGCTTGACAAGCAGGCATATTTACACACACATAACTGTTAAACTTTCCGAGGCACTGACCACATGTGTGAACTGATAAGAACTCTGAATTGGGTATGCTGATATCACAGGGCATTTGGAAGTTATCGGGATGCTGCGATAAAACCCGAAGATAAGCCACACAATATTTAACTCTAAACAGTGAAGAGCATCAAAATGGCAGCTCGCATGATTTTGTCAAACTTTGATATTTAATCAGTGATTATTGCTTAATTGGGATCATGTTAAGTGAAATATGATTGTTGACAtcatttttatggtaaatataattatttcaactcttttttatttttgcctgACCTTTCCCTTTAATCTTTAGTGTAAATCTAAacttttaatataatatattgtattaGATTTAATTTAGTTAGTAGATTTGTGCATATATATGATGTGCATTTtgtaatttaaagtttaaattttgttatttgtaaGAGAATTAGTGTACTTTTCAATGTTTGCATCGAttttttgtagtaaaattaGTTATATTTGAGAACAACAATTTGTTTGTAGCTGAAGATGATGCAGTTGGCTACAAGTCAAGTTGGACGCGTAGTTAGTTTAACGGAGGCACACGCTACTCTTCACTCGCTCAGTCCACATTTAGCAAAATTCTGTCACACAACAGCTAACACGACCACCATCATTTGGTTGGATGACCATGCACAAATTAACCAAGTGTAGACACTGATTCAATCTTCTGTTCTACCAGTGTGTTAATCAATAAATGACGTTGCTTTCAGTTTTGTTTATATtccatctttaaaaagaagaagtGATGGCAGCATTTAGGACTTTGTAATCATGCAGTTGGTAAATTGCACTTAACAGATTTTTCAACCGATTACTTATCATACCAAGTTTTGTACGCATCAATTTTAGCACACCTGGACATGACAGGATGTCCacatgtttaaagattttactTAAATCGTTAGGTCAGTTTCAAAATAACATGGCACAGATCATCCTCatgtgaattaaaaagtaaTCCAAATTGCGTTAGTAAAAAATGTCACTGCAAAAATTAATTGGCGAATGTAGCTAAAACCCGGGATGTTTATTTaggaagttttaaaaaataaacaaaacatcacagcaaaaaaaaaaaaaaccccaaaaaaaccccaaaacagtTGTACATTTTAGAACAAAATTTCTTATATCTTTTACCACCTTGACAAGGCTTTATAAAATGCGagaattaaatgaatttatagTAGAAGTTGTGTAATCGATACTTGgaataatttttgtaaatatttattcataataGTTATCAGCATATTATCTGAGTTTTGAAAAGttcaacaaaatatccatgcagCAACTAAATGTTTTGACTTCATAATTGAAATGATATAcacctaggcacctgatcctacctctatctttttaaaggtccgtgttgctctgctttgaatttgtatttcgttttatggatttttcagatggttgacagtttgtttttgtcattttttcataaaacacCAGAATATCCATCCCATTTGTTGATCTGTCTCTAGCTCCAAAAAGCCATTCTACCCGTAGTCTTGTGTCTGGCTTACAATACCAGAACAATTATTATCCCTGTAGATTGGCTTATAGCGTACAATAATAGCCAGCCTACTTGTAGATTTTGCTCCAGTTTACAATACTTGATAAGCCATCCTCCCTATAGTTTTGTCTCTAGCCCACAGTACTAAAAGAGCCACCATATCATATCATCATGCCTGTAGATTTCTATACCAGAATAATTCTAAGAAATTAAACAAAGTTCTGGTATAAAATGGTATATAGCAGTCTTTCTCCCGCAGGAAAAAACTGGCTATATAGAAGTTCTTCCCCAAAGTAGGTTTTCTTCCTCACATTTTCGTttagattttataattatatgtatggCCACTTCCCTAGATTACAAATCAATGTTTGTACACCCCCTTATTTAATATACCTacattcatctgtacaggttgAGTTTTACCgattaattatttcaaagaaacaaagaataaccctttaaaggggcatggtcacgattttggtcaaaaattatttttccgattttaatatttacaatgcttcagaaaggcattttaatAAGCagccgaaatttgagtgtcatttgttgagttataagcgagttacagagcttgaaattcttcgctatgtaaacaaagcgtttgtttacattttgaacattgaagtaaaaatttcagttataaacctaaaaagaatgttttagacGTTAGGAACtatttatctatgcttaaattaaataaaaagatagacaaataagctagTAAAAGATTTtctactggtatattgaacctacgtaaacaaaaacagggcacgagtctTGTTAACATGACAAAGAACTGTGAGACCtacatcttgcttataactctacgaatgactttcaaattttatattatcattagaaatgcatttataaagcattgtaaaaaataaaaacataaaaatagaatttgaccaaaatcttgaccatgcccctttaagaagtAAAATCAGAAGGTTTAAGAAGATATGCATAAATTTGTTGTGTTCTAAATTTGTGACTatattgagaatttttaaattttcaaatgcaaAATGTTTAACTTATCACGTCACCTACCGGTCCAGATGTCTGTTTGTGCAATGTCCTTTATTTTAGAGAATCAGTTGAAATCTGGATCATGACGTGATAGTGAGTTAAAACCTCCATAGgggcaagataattaattttGTTCTATTTTTGTTCTCTTAAAAAATGGTGATTTGTGaatcaaaatttttgttttaattttgaaaaaaagaaataacaaatataGAGAATATTTCCAACGGGAATCTCGGGGACTGTGAAATAGACAttaaaaattctgtaaaaatttcaaaatccccaaatatttttaatttcaactgtCATtatctgtgataacattacgaatcaattttaaaccctaaaacccaataatttcataataaaacatAAGTGACACAAAAttggcgtgtcttatagcataagcGATAAACGGTATTAGctgcgtagtaatacatagcatgtgctacataagAAATAGTAgttttagaataatgttgttttaaagtgtacaaattggatataatataaatataagtaataaggaatcattttttgaatattatgaggtaataatttcgTTCGGAGAGTGGTGAAATCTATCATAAATCCCTTGGAGCTTCTTTGGAtatgaccgaaattatcacctcataatactaaaaaaatgattccttattccttaaagaAAACAGTGATTTAAACCGCTAAATTGTTTTTcgtcattttctttttgttgcatgcagtatttatttttattgatttttactaCTCAAAGCAAttcaacattaaaattttaatctgCATTGGaaaaagtaaaagtaaaaagtaTGATAAGTTTTTAAAGTATGCATATCATATCTCTTGTTTGATATGTTCTAAATCatgttgcaaaataaaaagccAAAGGGCATTTTTgtttgcttaattttttttaagatattaaaCCTTGCATTTCTAAAATGATTATTTACATAGGTACACATGATCCTTCCTggcatcaaaaataaattggttaatttttttaactaactTTACATATGTCTTTAATACATAATCAATAACGGTGCTATCTTACCCTTATTCAAAACAATGACAATAAAAGTCACAAttttcagtttctcatcattTTACTGCATCCCGTCTTtcgtttgatattttgaattataGAGGCCAATAATCAAGCTCGTCAATTCCAAAGGTATTAACTTCAGATCTACGGCCTTTTGGGGGCGAAAAGGGTAGTCCACTTCTTGCCCCCCCTTTCTGAAATGAAATCAAGATTTGTTAGTTATTTTCTGAGGGGGGATTAGTCTCACTTCGAGACACCCGAGTGTCGACTTGCAAGGCTGATTTCAACAACTCGGTCAGCTCACATCTTGCAGACATTAGTCGCACAACAGTGAACACAATCAAGGTCATTTGGATGGATTGAAAACTCTCTCCAGAAATAATCATCAAACAAAACCAGACTATGGTAAAGTGTTTCTCGCAGTGGACGGAGAATATGGATAATTCCACTAGGTTGGTATCAGAGGAAGTAAGATTATCACGTAATCTTAGTAAGTCATTATTGCAGTAAGGATCAGTAGCTTGATAAATGTGTTTAAGGTATAAACATGAAATTAATcaatatatttgtatacatttctctgattctctctctctctctctctctctctctctctctctctctctcatattcatacacattttataattttaatgataCGATATGCTTGTA includes:
- the LOC128188955 gene encoding uncharacterized protein LOC128188955, which gives rise to MAVSYFLLVLSLSCFGLTFSVSSIQKETWFDIGSTLISVNKLTFKDQEKVLVEVELPRKPRWSGLWTQQLLECVLFCIFGSDGRRDKKTFVPIHLEKNEIDRYSFVYEKHYISMRTGLGSHHLPVTCWLYNTTAEESQLVHDQTGLKLVELKMMQLATSQVGRVVSLTEAHATLHSLSPHLAKFCHTTANTTTIIWLDDHAQINQV
- the LOC128188954 gene encoding uncharacterized protein LOC128188954 → MDDSTPIKKIFPYLDEEEKVSLFMDDSVTGSNFDDSHDSRDPTFVIDEDESFDAENVDDHNDDNCDESSSLVQTKKFIVFENCLDDILNCLISNICKCHVDSSDTIKEYCGSLLKVSVFCTGGHLVKKWLSQPLLGKMPVANLLVFAATLFAGQTYAHISQFAKFMNFQFVNKTTFQTVQREIVMPVVDHSWTVMQDHIFKKIKDSNRCLMLAGDGRCDSPGFNAKYCTYSLLDMETQEIVVFVNIKLTETGSSSKMEVEGFRRCMTYLIEKGFKIELLATDRHVQIRSLVTKEFPKIDHQFDVWHLAKSIRKKLLQKSKTSDCRLG